The genomic stretch CAAACGAACCGCATACGGTGCTCGCACCGCAGCCGTCGGTTACATATGATGCTTCTGTTACACGATCATCGTTAAATTTCAGGAAAATTTCCATTGTATCGCCACATTTTCCTGTAATACGTGCATGCGCATCAGGCTTTTCCAGCGCCCCTCTGTAAAGGGGGTTGCGCCAGCGTTGAAATCCGGTTTCACCAAAGGCTTCTTTTGCTTCGTTAAATACCTGTTCTTGAAGTTTTTCAACGAATGCATCAAATTCATCGCCCATATAAACTATTTCCTTATCTGTTGCAGCGCCTGCTCGGCAGCGATTGTTATCGGTTCAAGACTCGGCTCAGAAGAGCAGTCGGGATTTCCGGCACACATCAAGGTGGTTAATTCAGGGATTGTTTTTTCACCAAGAATCAAGGCGTTAATTGTGTCAATTTCTTTCACTGGCGAGTCGCTGTCACTGATGATTTGTCCTCCAAGCAACCTTTGGGATTTTTTGTCAAAAACCAGCTTTAGGATCCAGGGTTTGACACCGGGTATCATTCCATGTTTACTGCGGGAATTGACGATAACGCTGACCGTTTCAAATCCCTCTTTTTGAGCCTGCTTATCTGTCAAGCCTGTGGCTGCGATATACTTTTCATAGAGTCTGACCGCTGAGTTGTTTAATATTCCGGGAAACTCAATTGCATACCCGGCCAATCTTTTGGCTGCCAGACGTCCCTGAATCACTGAAGGGCCACGTAACTGTGAGAGTACGGGTTTTTTGGTTATAAAATGGATTTTTTCAACACAATCCCCACCTGCAAGAACATCCGGGTTTGACGTTTCAAGGTATTGGTTTACTTTGACACCAAACATACCCATTTCCAAGTTCATATCCTTTGCCAACGCCAGGTTTGGCCTAGTCCCCACAGAAAGCATCACCATTTGGGCGTCGATTTTTTCACCGCTCTCAAGTTCCACACCCGTAACTTTCCCATTCTCGCCCAAAATCTTCGTTACTTTAGATTGCATCTTTAGGTTGAAGCCCTTTTCAACCAAGTATTCCTGTATGTTGGCCGCCATATCCGCATCCAGCATCAGGGGCAGAGGGTGTTCCAAAAGTTCAACAATTGTGACGTTATAAAAATCAGGCTTGACCTCTGAAAGCAGTGACGGCAGTTCAAGATTGATAAATCCTGCGCCGATGAAAACAAGATTTTTAGCCTGTTGCGCTTCAAGAAACCGTTTTATTTGTTCTGCGTCCGATGCGGACCTTAACGTAAATACGCCGTCGAAGTTCACACCTTCAATGGGAGGCACCACCGGGCTTGCGCCGAGTCCCAAAATGATCTTATCATAGCCAACAGATGTACCATTGGATAATTCAACCATCTTGTTATCGGTATCTACGTGGGTTGCCTTGGCAATAATGTTCGTTATTCTTGCGTTTTCAAACATGGTATCCGGATTGGTAATAGCGTCAACGGTGGCCAGACCGGCCACAACATGAGGCAATGCTCAGCGTACAATGAAACGTTTTTCCTCCCGAATGATGGTTATGTCAACATCCGGCATCAGTTTCCTAGCCAACATTGCAGCGGGACCGCCAACACCGCCACAGCCAATAATAACCAGTTTTTCACCCTTTTTCATTTCCCCTCCTTTAACTCTATGTTTTACAAGAAATACATTAGCGAGGGCATCATTCCCAGCTTATGAGCATATGCTCATAACATAATGCGAATGCTCTCCGTAGTTGTCAAGTTATTTTTTCTAAAACCCGCAGAAATGGATTGATTATTCAGCCATTCTCTCGCTTGTTCATTAGTCATAGGCCAAACGCATTTCTTCATCCACCAATGTTGGATGAAGAATGGGTTGCCACTCAGGATCATTCCATGTTCCCAGTTTATCGTGCATAATAAAGTATTTTTGCGGTATCGGATGAGTGCCATATACAACTTCAAGACCATATTTTGTTTTGATAAAACTACTAAAATTAGTAAGATAAGGACATGGCGGATACCCTACAATCAGCCCAGTGGCAAGATGGATTACTTTTGCCCCGTTTCTTGTCATTTCATCCACAGCATATTCGACATTACCTCCCGGACACCCGTCGCAAGACGTATAACCGACAACTTCAACTTCCATGTTCTTGTATCGGCTAAATGCACCTTCTTTGTTTCGTAATGATCTGAAACATTTTCCGCCTGCACATCTACGGTAACGGTCACAGATGATTATCCCAATTTTTGTTTTTTCTTCCATGTGACCTCCTGCTGTAAAAGACAATTCAAGTTACATGCGCAAATCAATTTGTCGGAAAACCAGCACCTTTAATTATGAACTTTATATCTCAATTACTTTTCCCGCGCCTCCATTAATATATTTTCCGGGATAAAGTGTCTCTATTGCCTGAATGGATCGCGTGCAATGTGTTGGGCAAATGTTTTCCAGATCATTAATCAACTCAAAATCATTGAATCCATGAAGCCCTCCAATAAGTGTGTTGACTTTGCCAAAATCGGATGCTGCCCGCAGAATTTCCCGTACTCCCGGGTGAGAACATCCCGCGATAACGGTTACGTCCTCCCCTTTTTTTATCACAAGAGAATGCTCAATATTTTTAAGTTCGCCTGTGGAATAGATATTCTCATAAATTTTAAGCCTATCATCCACCCTTTTAATGTTAACGGCATTACCAGTTCCTATGCAGGAGACCGGGATATACACTTTAACCTGATTTTTTTCCAGAAAATCCAAAAGCCCGCCAGTGTGGTCCCAGTGATCATGTGAAATAAAAACCACGTCAATTTTAAGAGGATCAATGTCGAGCTTTCTCATGTTATCCAGCAAAACATTTCCTTTGGCGCCTGTATCGAAAAGTATTATTTTTCCATGTGCTTCAACAAGGCAGGAAAATCCCCAGTCGCAAGTAAGATTTTTATCCCATGCGGTATTGTCGTGTATGATAGTGACTTTCATGAAACTGTTTTATCCAATGTTTTTTCCGGAGTTCTTCCCAACCGGCAGATTTTAGCAAAACAGTTATTTTTTAATGCTATGACGACGGTGTTTACGGTCGCATCCCGGCATCAGAAATGCAGGAATAATCTGAATGCCTTGGGCGTAACACTCAAGCAC from Candidatus Desulfatibia profunda encodes the following:
- a CDS encoding iron-sulfur cluster assembly scaffold protein; this encodes MGDEFDAFVEKLQEQVFNEAKEAFGETGFQRWRNPLYRGALEKPDAHARITGKCGDTMEIFLKFNDDRVTEASYVTDGCGASTVCGSFAAEIVHGKTPDELTEITGETILKKIGRFPKENEHCAFLAAETIQEALQKYMVRQMKK
- a CDS encoding FAD-dependent oxidoreductase, whose protein sequence is MFENARITNIIAKATHVDTDNKMVELSNGTSVGYDKIILGLGASPVVPPIEGVNFDGVFTLRSASDAEQIKRFLEAQQAKNLVFIGAGFINLELPSLLSEVKPDFYNVTIVELLEHPLPLMLDADMAANIQEYLVEKGFNLKMQSKVTKILGENGKVTGVELESGEKIDAQMVMLSVGTRPNLALAKDMNLEMGMFGVKVNQYLETSNPDVLAGGDCVEKIHFITKKPVLSQLRGPSVIQGRLAAKRLAGYAIEFPGILNNSAVRLYEKYIAATGLTDKQAQKEGFETVSVIVNSRSKHGMIPGVKPWILKLVFDKKSQRLLGGQIISDSDSPVKEIDTINALILGEKTIPELTTLMCAGNPDCSSEPSLEPITIAAEQALQQIRK
- a CDS encoding CGGC domain-containing protein, which translates into the protein MEEKTKIGIIICDRYRRCAGGKCFRSLRNKEGAFSRYKNMEVEVVGYTSCDGCPGGNVEYAVDEMTRNGAKVIHLATGLIVGYPPCPYLTNFSSFIKTKYGLEVVYGTHPIPQKYFIMHDKLGTWNDPEWQPILHPTLVDEEMRLAYD
- a CDS encoding MBL fold metallo-hydrolase, which codes for MKVTIIHDNTAWDKNLTCDWGFSCLVEAHGKIILFDTGAKGNVLLDNMRKLDIDPLKIDVVFISHDHWDHTGGLLDFLEKNQVKVYIPVSCIGTGNAVNIKRVDDRLKIYENIYSTGELKNIEHSLVIKKGEDVTVIAGCSHPGVREILRAASDFGKVNTLIGGLHGFNDFELINDLENICPTHCTRSIQAIETLYPGKYINGGAGKVIEI